The region ACGCATTTTTGGCCGTTGATGGATCCATGCTCCTTTTCTCCGGGGATTGTTAATACAATATCGCCGTGCGTTTCAGGAGCGGCCGGCGGGGACAAAGTTTGAAGAAATTCATTTCGAGGTGCGAGATTCATTGGTGGAGGAAAACCTGAGACACCGGGGCAGCTGGTTGACGGAGTAGACGGAGGGAGTAGTTTTAGTATACTCCGCTGTTTACAAAACGCAAAACAGGTTGATAatttgatattgatatgaATGTTTTATTTCATTGTTCCCAATATAGAGTCTGGTTTATTTCCCACCATCTCGGtcatcatctcatccattCAAACCCCAACCCACCTCGTCATAACGAAGCCAAGCCAAACATGCTATAGTATCTCAGACCTCCTGCCAGTGGACAATTACATACAGAAAATTCATACACGCGTCCCGAGCAGCCCCTCATGCATCGAACAAAACCGATATATCAGGCGTAAAGCGAATCAAATGGGAATAGACATCGAAAACAAACAAACGCCCTGTATTTTAAAGCGCGTCGAACAGAAAACAAAATGAAGCCTGCCACCAATGCGAATATATGTACAAGCAATGTAGTCTTCTGCAGGTTCATGTGTGCGAGCAAAGAAGCTAAAGATGTATGCCAGAAGGTGCTCCCAATTAAATGATATACATGTAAGTCTCATAGGTTGGTGATAACCCGTGCCGTGTGCTTTGAATTAAGATGTGGGGATAGATCGGAGTAGGTAATGATGGCATCGCGGTGGGGATAGGCTGCAGCCGTGGTTAAGCCAGTGAGTTTGCGGGCTTTGAAGCCCCGAAATGCCTTAGGGCGAAGGGGTTGGTAATGTCCGTATACCCCACGTTTAGGGCACGATTAACCTGCATCGTGCCCTTACTTCGACGCCTTGCCCATAGGGATTGCCGGTTTTTGCGAGACAGGCTTCTTTTTGCCGAAAACAAGGCCTTCGTCTTCGGAATCGTCGCcactctcttcctcgtcatcgcaaTAGTAACGAgattcatcatcttctgctggCCGTGATGTGCTGGAGCGCCTTGCCTTGACTGTCTCGCCAGTACGAAGGATGGAAGGAACCTGGGTCACCGTttcactctcactctccttGACGGGTCCACCCTCTGACAATGACGAGGCTCCAGACATAACAGATGGAATGCTAGGATGGGACGTGCTCTGCGACATGCCGCTAGTGTCCTCGTCCACCGATGACGAAGATATTGTAGCTGCAGAAGCGGGGGACGTTGTCAATGTTCCTTTAACAAGCTCCACAGCATTATTCTCTGACGTACAGTCCCAGAGCTTGCGGGCGCCCCCTGTTCCCTGAATAGCCTCCTTACATGTGCGAGGCTCGCTTTCCGGATAAGACCCGTGTCCACTTCTATTGTGCGACGAGAAATCCCTCGACAAAGTGAGTGGTTCGATAGAGCTTTTCCCTAAGAGCGGATGTGATATTTTGCGTCGATGGCTCGGTGAAGATGCCGGACTCCTGTGTAGAGTGGAGGGTTCCTCGTCCGCTTGCCATGTCGACGGCTGTATTTGCCCAACCGCAGAACTTACGCTCAAGGCAAGGCTAGGTTCTGAATGATGGTCGTCCTCCAAAGCGAAGTGTTCAACCGGAGCAAACCTTTCAGTCCGCCAGTCTGGCTGAAGGCCTCTAGCCAACCGACGGCTTGCGCCGCCAAAGACGCCACCGATATTTGTCGTTCCTGATGACCCAGCCATTTCAGGAGTGACAGGGCGCAGGGGTGCGTTATAACCTTTGTTAGTGTCAGACGCCTTGACAGTTTTCGAGGATTCAGCGGTCGACAAATTTGACGTTGCGCGCTCTAGGTGATCGGGCCGTGGAGTCCGATTAATGGGTGAAAAGTAGCCGGCAGCGGGATCGTGAGTGGAATATGACAAGGGTCGCTCTTCTGGACTAGCTATCGGGCTTACCGTCACACTTTGGGAGAGAGGATGCTCACCATCCCTCGTTTGTCGACCGGATCGTGGGAGAAACTCTTCGTCCCCGCGAAGACTGAGTCGGCGGCCTTCCCAGAGGTACTTTCCCAATGAGGTGGTGCTTGAGGTGGACGTCGAATCAACTGAAGGGGTTGAGCTAGACGTGCGTTTGCGACCATCTCGATCCTTTGACCTTCCGGTCAAGTAATTCGACCATTTCGCGACATTGGATCGCACCCTTTGAATGAAGGGTACTTTGCTTACGGCTGTTGTCACTTCTTCATTGGACACCTCAatcttcttgcccttgctcAGATAGGCCGGGTCGGTTTCATCGATCCAGTCTCTGGGGTTCGGGAGGCCATGTAGGACCCAAGGATGATGTTTTATCTCCTTTAACGTGATGCGTTTTACCGGGTCCTTGGTGAGCAGTCGTTTCAACAAATCCCATAGTTCctcatcaatatcctcatAGACGAGCTCATATTCTTCCCGCATACAATCGGGCGTATGCCGAGGCCATTGGGTATCGGTAGCGACTTCAACGGGCTTTAAGCGTCTTCGCGGGATGAAAACATCCTGTTTGACAATCGTCTGAAACATGCTATACTCGTCATCCGAGACAAATGGCAATCGACCAAAGATCATCCCGTAAAGAGTCACTCCAAGAGACCAGACATCGATCGCACCGGTAATACGCGGAGGGCCGCCAATGCTGTCTATGAAATCTTCACTAGTATAGCAAAGTTCAGGAGCATAGAAAGCTGGTGTGCCAACAGTCTTGGATAACTCTCGGGCATCGTCCACCTCCGTAGCATCTGTCTCTTCGAGTtgttcttcctcttcgtcgcgaATAGGTCGTCCCAAATATGAGACACCAAAATCAGATATCTTCACACGGTAATCCCTGGTGACTAAAAGATTTGCAGGTTTGATATCACGATGTATGATACCTTGGAAATGGAGGTATTCAAGACCGAGGAGTGAATCTCGGAAAGCGTTGCGCGCCTCGGCGAAAGTCAAACATGGCACAAAGGAcatgtcatcgtcctccgGGGACCAATCAGTTTCGGAGGGCGCGTAGCCGAAGCTGCTTGATGTCGTGCTGAACCGTCGCTTCTCGGAAGGACCATCAGCATAAGCCCCGGCATAAGGCCCAAACATAGTGCCTTCCACTGCGGCCAAGGCAGCTTCTTGCGATGAGGCAAGGGAATGATTTGGAGAGGGGTTTGCCTCCTCATAGTTTGACATGGCACGGCTAACTGTGCGAGCCAGTGCGAGCTCGGGCCCGTTTTCATCATCCGACTCCGCTCCGTGTTCCAAACTCCAGGCAGGAATCGGTCCCTTTTGTGCATGCTCAGCTTGTGCTTGACGCCGCTCCATTGCCCTCTCGCGCTGTTGCCGATAACGCTGCGCTGTCATGATATACTGCTTGCTTTCCTCCAAAAATGCTGGCGTATCAGGAAGGCCGGCCTTTTCACGTTCAAGCCGAAGCTTGTCAACATACACAATTTCTCGGAGCCCTCTTTGTCGCCAGATAATCTCGCCATTCTCGACATACTCGAGCACTATATAAACTTTTTGGCGGTTCGGGTCGTCAATCACTTCTAACAGACTAACCACGTTTGGATGGCGAGCCTTTTTCAAAATTGCGACCTCTTTTTTGACCTTGTCTTCGGCGTTTCCTAGCCTCCCAAGTCGACGCCGTTTCGAGTATCGCTGAACGATCTTGATTGCAACCTTCTGGCGAGTTGCCACATGGCGACCCAGTTTCACCTTGCCATGTTCACCGCGACCAAGCTCTTCAAGAATTTCATATTGGTTGATAACTTTATTTCCAGTCACAAGATCCCTGTCCACTTCGACGGTGTGCGTTCTGCAACGGAGAAAGGTTAGCGACTCCGAGAAATTATGATACGAACCAAATAACTTACTCCTTTGGAGGTTGAAGGTGTGTTGGATGGAGAAAGGA is a window of Aspergillus puulaauensis MK2 DNA, chromosome 4, nearly complete sequence DNA encoding:
- a CDS encoding putative serine/threonine protein kinase (COG:T;~EggNog:ENOG410PJZ9;~InterPro:IPR000719,IPR011009,IPR008271,IPR017441;~PFAM:PF07714;~go_function: GO:0004672 - protein kinase activity [Evidence IEA];~go_function: GO:0005524 - ATP binding [Evidence IEA];~go_process: GO:0006468 - protein phosphorylation [Evidence IEA]) → MKMAERPPSEYGVEEPSSVVTPQYGQTSENKHRRGMNKSKDSSGSSRPASIETDPGQAVTKPSNAKLPHSSDVLDGQPPLRQTFPHLYHSSGPSGTPSTRTSSSSLQALNEDTVVDARSVFSRISLSRRTSYNRSSDGQAAEYPVYPDQSYAVLQSQIHPTYQPPFLRSRSSYPTEATPNPGHTRGARTAGNTPISSPGLFSVRTPGVSPSHGSGEELSSGGSFLHPTHLQPPKETHTVEVDRDLVTGNKVINQYEILEELGRGEHGKVKLGRHVATRQKVAIKIVQRYSKRRRLGRLGNAEDKVKKEVAILKKARHPNVVSLLEVIDDPNRQKVYIVLEYVENGEIIWRQRGLREIVYVDKLRLEREKAGLPDTPAFLEESKQYIMTAQRYRQQRERAMERRQAQAEHAQKGPIPAWSLEHGAESDDENGPELALARTVSRAMSNYEEANPSPNHSLASSQEAALAAVEGTMFGPYAGAYADGPSEKRRFSTTSSSFGYAPSETDWSPEDDDMSFVPCLTFAEARNAFRDSLLGLEYLHFQGIIHRDIKPANLLVTRDYRVKISDFGVSYLGRPIRDEEEEQLEETDATEVDDARELSKTVGTPAFYAPELCYTSEDFIDSIGGPPRITGAIDVWSLGVTLYGMIFGRLPFVSDDEYSMFQTIVKQDVFIPRRRLKPVEVATDTQWPRHTPDCMREEYELVYEDIDEELWDLLKRLLTKDPVKRITLKEIKHHPWVLHGLPNPRDWIDETDPAYLSKGKKIEVSNEEVTTAVSKVPFIQRVRSNVAKWSNYLTGRSKDRDGRKRTSSSTPSVDSTSTSSTTSLGKYLWEGRRLSLRGDEEFLPRSGRQTRDGEHPLSQSVTVSPIASPEERPLSYSTHDPAAGYFSPINRTPRPDHLERATSNLSTAESSKTVKASDTNKGYNAPLRPVTPEMAGSSGTTNIGGVFGGASRRLARGLQPDWRTERFAPVEHFALEDDHHSEPSLALSVSSAVGQIQPSTWQADEEPSTLHRSPASSPSHRRKISHPLLGKSSIEPLTLSRDFSSHNRSGHGSYPESEPRTCKEAIQGTGGARKLWDCTSENNAVELVKGTLTTSPASAATISSSSVDEDTSGMSQSTSHPSIPSVMSGASSLSEGGPVKESESETVTQVPSILRTGETVKARRSSTSRPAEDDESRYYCDDEEESGDDSEDEGLVFGKKKPVSQKPAIPMGKASK